The genomic interval TGTCATTTACAGTCCTAAGACAACGAAATTAAAACCCAAAAAGTATCCGTTTTCACCAGCTTTTCCGGCGACGAGGTGACACCGCAACATCAACAGTACTTGTAGAAGAAGATAGCCACTGGCCCCTCACAATGTTCTTCTTGcatattccttcttcttcttccccgacCGCAGGTCTTGCACTTGACCTCTCTCTGGCCATGGCCGGCACCAAATACCACCCAAAAGATGTGCACAATATAGCGAATGATCGGCCGAACACCGCCAGAAGCAACATGATCAAGATCATCGCCGCCGGCAAGTACCAGCAAGGCCTCCACATGTCCATTGTCGTCTTCCATGaatacctcttcttcttcggacTCTTTCCATCCTCTTTTTCATCTGAATTGTGCGCTAAACCTTTGCTTATGTGCTTGTCTTTGTCTTTGTCTCTCCTTTTGCCTCTCAGCCTGACCACAATTGGCTTCAAGTTGTTggaatcggagaagacgaaGCGAACGAAGGAGATGCTCTGCGAGTCCTTCTGGGTGTAAATCTCCTTCTTTTTGTGTTCGAGCTCGGCTAAGAGCGCAGAAAATTTGTCAAGCCCGCGATTGGCGTATGGGTTTTTGCTGTCTCTGGTTCTGAACAAGCTGATGCCGCCGCTCCTTCTTAGCTTTCTTTGCGATGAATACTGGCAATaatcttggtcttcttcttcctcttgatgATGAAAGCCACCGGCGCCACAGATGAATGGATTGACCATCTtggaaattaaagagaaaaatacaCAGATATTCGATGGATGTGTTTTTGAATGGATGGAGAAATGATTTTCTtggagatgagatgagatgagaagATGGGAAGTGAGACTTGATCGATTGTGAAGGAAGAAGAGATACTTATATGGGACGCTGTTTCTGTGTGATGGAAGAGATGCAATGAAGACTGGTGCAATGTCAAATCAAGTGCTTGAAGACCAGATCAATGGAAGCTCCTTCCAAAATTTGACTAGCGGAATGTTAAAGGCGatgcataattttatatatatttattatgatgTTACGCGGTGGGTGTTTGAACTGGTCCCAGATGCATCATCCATAGTTAAAACCTAAGAAAAcgatatttctaaaatataactatatatatatatatatacatacacatataggCAAACCATGTGGCTAGTGGTACCTAAAGTTTAGGATAATTGTACAAATTAACCTTGACGTTTGAAAAATTATGAGTACTTCTaaaatttaatgttatattaCAATTTGTCCATAATCATTTGATAATCTCAGCATtaacaaaattaccaaaatactctCTTCTCTCTTACCTTATTTTGCTTCGTCCCTCATTTCATTTTTATGGATGTTCTTCTCTCTTACCTTATTTTGCTTCGTCCCTCATTTCATTTTTATGGATGTCCTTTTCACCTGATTGTCGTCAATTTCCCTTCATAGTTGTCGCTTGCAACAATCTTAataaatttctctcttttctcctcatctttctttctcttttttttttttgttaacgtACCACCACTAGCACCCTCTACTACTCGGCTCCATAATTCCAGCAGGAGATGTAAATCAAGGAATCTAGTAGCCAGTTTCTATTCCTAGCCTTTCTTCGCTAATGTGAGAGTGgtctgatatttttttaattttcaacatAGCCTCTGATTGTTGAGCTTTCTCCCTTAATCAGGGTTCAAACACGAAACTTGAGAGCCCAAAGAGCAACACTTCAGTAATTCTTATTTTGCGAGTTGATCTATGCCCAGGGAActatatttctttctctttatattTTAGGTTTAACAAACCTAGATTTAGGTATCAAACGAAAACCTAGATTGAGGTTTCAAACAAACCTAGCTAGATCGAACCCTTAATTTAGGCTTAGATCGAACCCTCAATCTGGGTTTCATTTGGTTTTTGGTGGAATTTTACTAGAAATTAATCCCATTGGTGGTGATAAGATTGATAAAACCCACTCGATTCCCCCTTttcccccctcctctctctctctctcaaaactcatatttgaatttgttcaatCGTCAATGATATGATGTCACAACATAAAgatatatctttttctttctccctaCCTTTTCCTCACTTATTttcaaatgtaaattttaagTTTGAGATGAATTAGTTAGGGTAATGAACCCATCTATGTTCATCACACATGTCAATATAGAACCCACTGAGTTCATTGTTAACATCACTGACAAGTTAAGGTGATAAACTCAGTgggttcagtttttttttttaaattttcaattctcTAAAATCAAAGGATAAAGGAgagaaaagttattttatgcttttatttaataacaaaataaattattattatttttaaaatacaacgATTAGTTCTTGCAATTACATCAGATTTGATGGATTGTTATTgaattttctcatatttatattatgaatttttctataataAGAGATGTATTTAATAGGCTTCAATTAATATAACTTAATCAACCAATTATTAGGGCGCATTCAATTGAGTTATATATTGACTAAGGTACAAGGGCACGTTAACTtttgatggatttttttttttttatatttaatcataaacaaagtataatattttgtataaaaataattgtttgCTCGTGACTACAATAACACAATTTTTATTTGTAGGTAATTATCGTAAGTTCTGGATGGAGTCCCACATAATTTGATTACATGATACATACACCTCACAAGACCCGTGAATTCCCAGCTCTGATTACATCATAGCATGCATGGATATGTACCAATGAATGTGTCGCAATGTCTATATGGATCCACAtctctaattaaaataatttaatggatAAGACCCAAGTGTTAATTAAATAATGGATGTAGATAAGGTAATAAGTTAATTATCTCAtgctaatttatataaaaaaaaaaataccacgGGTGACTAAACTGAAAATCGTTATCCAAATTATAATG from Diospyros lotus cultivar Yz01 chromosome 8, ASM1463336v1, whole genome shotgun sequence carries:
- the LOC127807327 gene encoding uncharacterized protein LOC127807327 is translated as MVNPFICGAGGFHHQEEEEDQDYCQYSSQRKLRRSGGISLFRTRDSKNPYANRGLDKFSALLAELEHKKKEIYTQKDSQSISFVRFVFSDSNNLKPIVVRLRGKRRDKDKDKHISKGLAHNSDEKEDGKSPKKKRYSWKTTMDMWRPCWYLPAAMILIMLLLAVFGRSFAILCTSFGWYLVPAMARERSSARPAVGEEEEGICKKNIVRGQWLSSSTSTVDVAVSPRRRKSW